A DNA window from Solanum lycopersicum chromosome 3, SLM_r2.1 contains the following coding sequences:
- the LOC101253763 gene encoding probable GPI-anchored adhesin-like protein PGA55: MDMRTTPTPSLSSPKSSAVPDRSLSGSRESNENEQPLNQKPMTKNFMSPTISAASKASIPMRKKILAERNELSTTCESLPHKASNIGSKTNSLNSTSHCSGKLPISTYSYASESDNDQENNSVVDSSYKPYDPHTNDLGPRPKYLRYQPNRRRGTFLDPKKSDEDQGSLQQTQDPSNLPEISNLELGNDEDVVEDSVEDDEEEMEEDVDREWSLKGVFKILLLLAVFFLSGSNLSTMDSVVSSDSGVMIRKNIFEAVFHEIYGSDSAYVDQPEYSQSGFLELCQRETTNELKAVEFVEDTVELLEVGSAEMEETTQPQEKGVSADVDGDEEEETMSTDADEVTIFNEVDEAEVDGFDEQLQRDQVDENNPELENLEVLLDDISSSKFKLAEVDNNDEQLEITSQEQTGELEIQETVPGGAEEIKTEVEISNFDTEIESENAEVKEIGPSNAVIVVGVSAASALLAMAIIYVARKPNASIETPQAEILNNSAIASVGGELLEKKTETSVKVSFLQEPLNNPSENRRNSHLERIPAIESITRASSLCGPTKEASKEISHFSAPKIELLGEMMVGEVSSSLRSCVRKNNMIEAEGSNTNISKGVVLPPAQPSVVETDSPSYGSFTAEKKILKKKVEKDREEIKKVVLTTPVRRSSRIRDRIGMSP; encoded by the exons TCCATCATTGAGCTCTCCTAAGTCTTCTGCAGTCCCAGATCGTTCGCTTTCTG GGTCAAGAGAATCGAATGAAAATGAGCAGCCACTTAACCAGAAACCCATGACTAAGAATTTCATGTCACCCACTATATCTGCAGCTTCCAAAGCTTCAATTCCAATGAGGAAGAAGATTTTGGCAGAAAGAAACGAACTTTCAACCACTTGTGAAAGCCTTCCTCACAAGGCCTCAAATATTGGGTCTAAGACCAATTCCCTAAATTCGACCTCTCATTGTTCTGGAAAATTACCTATTTCTACCTACAGTTATGCCTCTGAATCCGACAATGACCAAGAAAACAATTCTGTAGTTGATTCTTCATATAAACCATATGATCCTCATACTAATGACCTTGGTCCAAGACCTAAGTATCTCCGCTACCAGCCAAATAGGCGTCGTGGGACCTTTCTTGATCCTAAGAAATCTGATGAGGATCAAGGGTCATTGCAGCAAACTCAAGATCCCTCAAATCTGCCGGAAATATCTAATCTGGAGCTGGGGAATGATGAAGATGTGGTGGAGGATAGTGTTgaggatgatgaagaagaaatggAAGAAGATGTGGACCGGGAATGGAGTTTGAAAGGGGTCTTCAAGATTCTGCTTTTATTGGCTGTGTTCTTTCTATCAGGCTCAAATTTATCAACCATGGACTCCGTAGTGAGTTCAGATTCTGGTGTTATGATTAGGAAGAACATCTTTGAAGCTGTTTTCCATGAAATTTATGGGAGTGACAGCGCATATGTGGATCAGCCAGAGTATTCTCAAAGTGGTTTTCTGGAATTGTGTCAAAGAGAAACTACTAATGAACTTAAGGCAGTCGAATTTGTTGAAGATACTGTGGAGTTGTTGGAAGTGGGAAGTGCTGAAATGGAGGAAACAACTCAGCCACAGGAAAAAGGAGTGAGTGCGGATGTTGATGGTGATGAAGAGGAGGAAACCATGTCAACAGATGCTGATGAAGTTACTATTTTCAATGAAGTGGATGAGGCAGAAGTTGATGGTTTTGATGAGCAGCTGCAGAGGGATCAAGTTGATGAGAATAATCCTGAACTAGAGAACCTTGAAGTATTGCTTGATGACATTTCAAGCTCCAAATTTAAGCTAGCAGAAGTAGACAACAACGATGAGCAGCTCGAAATAACCTCCCAGGAACAAACTGGAGAATTAGAAATACAGGAGACAGTACCAGGAGGAGCTGAAGAAATTAAAACAGAAGTTGAAATCAGTAATTTTGACACTGAAATAGAGTCAGAGAATGCTGAAGTCAAAGAAATTGGACCAAGTAATGCTGTAATTGTCGTTGGAGTTTCAGCAGCTTCAGCGCTTTTGGCTATGGCTATCATCTATGTTGCAAGGAAACCAAATGCTTCTATTGAAACTCCTCAAGCTGAAATACTCAACAACTCAGCTATTGCCAGTGTTGGAGGAGAACTCCTAGAGAAGAAAACTGAAACTTCTGTAAAGGTTTCATTTTTACAAGAACCACTGAATAATCCCTCCGAAAATCGCAGGAACTCTCACCTTGAGAGAATACCTGCCATTGAATCCATCACACGAGCTTCATCTTTGTGTGGACCAACGAAAGAAGCATCGAAAGAGATCAGCCACTTCAGTGCACCAAAGATTGAACTACTAGGTGAAATGATGGTTGGAGAAGTCAGCAGCTCCCTTAGAAGCTGCGTTAGGAAAAACAACATGATTGAAGCAGAAGGCAGCAACACTAACATATCTAAAGGTGTTGTTTTACCTCCTGCTCAGCCATCTGTTGTGGAAACAGATTCTCCATCATATGGAAGCTTCACAGctgaaaagaagatcttgaagAAAAAG GTGGAGAAAGATAGAGAAGAGATCAAGAAGGTGGTGTTGACAACCCCAGTTAGGAGATCAAGTCGAATTCGAGATCGTATTGGAATGTCCCCTTAA
- the LOC101254072 gene encoding protein OXIDATIVE STRESS 3 translates to MEKINQEEHQLWMIDEGHELDHGEICDNNNMSHSSSSSISSSIGEGSSNISNGSCCSSSLDTTDDASSSPSSDDGALYDLSSLMSQLPIKRGLSKFYEGKSQSFTSLSRVTSLEDLAKKESPYRRKMKSCKSYGAGLDSYKSYTLPKATILKKASKSSSFSSYGKASFISRSRPPLIPVQEI, encoded by the exons ATGGAGAAGATTAATCAAGAGGAGCATCAATTATGGATGATAGATGAAGGACATGAATTAGATCATGGTGaaatttgtgataataataatatgagccactcatcttcatcatcaatttcatcatcTATTGGTGAAGGATCATCAAACATCTCTAATGGATCTTGTTGTTCATCTTCACTTGATACAACAGATGATGCATCTTCATCACCTTCTTCTGATGATGGAGCTTTATATGACTTATCATCCCTCATGTCACAACTACCAATCAA GAGGGGATTATCTAAGTTTTATGAAGGGAAATCACAGTCTTTTACATCTTTGTCAAGAGTTACAAGTTTAGAAGATCTTGCTAAGAAAGAATCACCATACAGAAGAAAAATGAAGTCTTGTAAGAGTTATGGAGCTGGATTGGATTCTTATAAATCATATACTCTTCCTAAGGCAACTATATTGAAGAAAGCTTCTAAaagttcatcattttcatcatatGGAAAGGCAAGTTTTATCAGCAGAAGCAGGCCCCCTCTAATCCCTGTGCAAGAGATATAG
- the LOC101253467 gene encoding acid phosphatase 1-like, producing the protein MKFIFFFFLFISIVHADSIPKQIHPLHPKTGSSGSQVPQINCLSWRLAVETNNIQDWTSVPLQCEDYVGHYMLGKQYRDDCYNVVAAAIQYAKTIKIGKNGKDIWVFDIDETTLSNLPYYARSDVAFGSIKYNGTKFDEWTREGKAPPVPAALFLYNTLLSMGIKPVFISGTKEEFRQIRITNLNKVGYHSWIRLILKGVNDTGSSVKYKSGKRGELVKDGYRIVGNIGDQWSDLLGDYVGQRTFKLPDPMYYIA; encoded by the exons atgaagttcatcttcttcttcttcctcttcatctCCATTGTTCACGCAGATTCAATTCCCAAGCAAATCCATCCTCTGCACCCGAAAACCGGGTCCTCCGGGAGCCAGGTACCTCAAATCAACTGCCTTAGCTGGCGTTTAGCTGTTGAAACAAACAACATTCAGGACTGGACATCAGTGCCTCTTCAATGCGAAGATTACGTTGGGCATTACATGCTTGGCAAACAATACCGCGACGACTGTTATAACGTAGTCGCCGCGGCTATTCAGTATgccaaaacaatcaaaattgGCAAAAATGGCAAAGATATTTGGGTTTTTGATATTGATGAAACTACTCTCTCTAATCTTCCTTATTACGCTCGTTCCGATGTCGCTTTTGG GTCGATAAAATACAACGGCACGAAATTCGATGAGTGGACGAGAGAAGGAAAAGCACCACCAGTACCAGCAGCTCTGTTTCTGTATAATACATTGTTATCTATGGGTATTAAACCAGTATTTATCTCAGGAACAAAGGAAGAGTTTAGACAAATAAGAATTACAAACCTAAATAAAGTTGGCTATCATTCATGGATTAGGCTCATTTTGAA GGGAGTAAATGATACAGGGTCATCAGTGAAGTACAAGTCAGGGAAAAGAGGGGAGTTGGTGAAAGATGGATACAGAATTGTTGGGAACATTGGAGACCAATGGAGTGATTTGCTTGGTGATTATGTTGGTCAGCGCACTTTCAAATTGCCTGATCCAATGTACTACATTGCTTGA
- the LOC101258245 gene encoding pentatricopeptide repeat-containing protein At1g51965, mitochondrial, with the protein MQLRHPCHRLRLIYRQQFRYLATKYSGRVVVEAEDGRSFAVEVDAPTLHTDSRGYALPRRDLICKVSQILKSRPSPSSDPFLDLSDYLDTLTITLTPSEASEVLKSLKSPNLALRFFRFCPSEIPKFRHDCFTYNRILLILSKSSLPNRLDCVREIVDEMERTGIRGNISTVNLLIGTFGDGQGNGVNELTRCLGLVQKWDLKLNCYSYKCLLQAYIRLCNPDKALEVYQQMRRRGYRLDIFAYNMLLDALARDQKVDQVHKVFEDMKKWHCEPDEYTYTILIRMTGKLGKPGESLSFFLEMLSNGISPNLIAYNTMIEALAKGHMVDKSIFVFSKMVENSCRPNEFTYSIILNVLAAEGQLGRLDEVVEISKRYMNKSIYAYLVRTLSKIGHASEAHRLFCNMWSFHDRGDRDAYLSMLESLCNSKKVTEAIDLLNKMNEKGVQADSFMYNTVFSALGKLKQIPHLHDLYEKMKRDGPTPDIFTYNILISSFGRAGEVGEALKIFEELENSNCKPDIVSYNSLINCLGKNGDIDEAHMKFIEMQEKGLNPDVVTYSTLIECFGKTEKVEMARRLFDEMLAAGCYPNIVTYNILLDCLERSGRTSEAVSLYAKLKEQGLAADSITYTILERLQSGSHRTSRVRRKNPITGWVVSPLRWHVNKD; encoded by the exons atGCAGCTCAGGCATCCCTGTCACCGGCTCCGGCTGATTTACCGGCAGCAGTTCCGATACTTGGCCACCAAGTACAGTGGCAGAGTAGTGGTGGAAGCTGAAGATGGCCGTTCATTCGCCGTCGAAGTGGATGCCCCTACTCTTCACACCGACTCCAGAGGCTATGCTCTCCCCCGCCGTGACCTAATCTGTAAGGTCTCCCAGATTCTTAAGTCACGTCCTTCCCCTTCTTCTGATCCTTTCCTTGACTTATCTGACTATCTGGATACATTGACAATAACCCTAACTCCCTCTGAAGCTTCTGAAGTTCTCAAATCCCTCAAGTCTCCAAACCTTGCTCTTCGCTTCTTCCGATTTTGCCCCTCTGAAATCCCTAAATTCCGCCATGACTGCTTCACTTACAACCGCATCCTTCTCATCCTCTCCAAATCTTCTCTTCCGAACCGGCTCGATTGCGTCCGCGAGATTGTTGATGAAATGGAACGCACTGGTATTCGGGGAAACATATCCACTGTTAATCTTCTTATTGGTACATTTGGTGACGGCCAAGGGAATGGTGTTAATGAGCTAACTAGGTGTTTGGGGTTGGTTCAAAAATGGGATTTGAAGTTGAATTGCTATAGTTATAAGTGTCTTTTACAAGCCTATATCAGATTGTGCAATCCCGACAAGGCTTTGGAAGTTTACCAACAAATGAGGAGACGTGGGTACAGATTGGATATATTTGCATACAACATGCTTCTTGATGCTCTTGCTAGGGACCAAAAG GTTGATCAGGTCCACAAGGTTTTCGAGGACATGAAGAAGTGGCACTGCGAACCTGATGAATATACGTATACCATTCTGATTAGAATGACTGGGAAATTAGGGAAGCCCGGGGAatcactttctttctttttggaaATGCTGTCTAACGGTATTTCACCAAATTTAATTGCTTATAATACTATGATCGAAGCTCTTGCCAAAGGCCATATGGTTGATAAGAGTATCTTCGTCTTCTCTAAGATGGTGGAGAATAGTTGCCGGCCCAATGAATTTACTTAcagtattattttaaatgtattgGCCGCAGAAGGGCAACTTGGAAGACTTGATGAAGTTGTGGAAATATCTAAGAGATACATGAATAAATCGATATACGCATATCTTGTTAGAACGTTGAGTAAAATAGGCCATGCAAGCGAAGCTCATAGGTTGTTTTGCAATATGTGGAGCTTCCATGATAGAGGAGATCGTGATGCCTACTTGTCCATGTTAGAGAGCTTATGCAACTCTAAGAAAGTAACTGAGGCTATTGATTTGCTGAATAAGATGAATGAAAAGGGAGTACAAGCAGATAGCTTCATGTATAATACCGTCTTCTCTGCACTTGGGAAGCTAAAGCAGATTCCTCATCTTCATGATCTCTATGAAAAGATGAAACGGGATGGCCCCACACCAGACATATTTACTTATAACATTTTGATATCTAGCTTTGGTAGAGCGGGGGAGGTTGGGGAAGCTCTCAAGATTTTTGAAGAACTTGAGAATAGCAATTGTAAACCTGATATTGTCTCCTACAACTCCTTGATAAATTGTCTGGGAAAGAACGGAGACATTGATGAAGCACACATGAAATTCATTGAGATGCAGGAGAAGGGCTTGAATCCTGATGTTGTAACATACAGCACTCTCATTGAGTGCTTTGGGAAGACTGAAAAAGTTGAGATGGCACGTCGGCTATTCGATGAAATGCTTGCAGCTGGCTGTTATCCTAACATAGTGACATACAATATCTTACTTGACTGTCTCGAGAGAAGTGGGAGAACTTCAGAAGCTGTTAGTTTATATGCAAAACTGAAGGAACAAGGTTTGGCAGCTGATTCAATCACATACACCATCCTTGAACGTTTACAAAGTGGTTCTCATAGAACATCAAGAGTTCGCAGAAAAAATCCTATCACCGGTTGGGTGGTTAGCCCATTAAGGTGGCATGTAAACAAGGATTAG
- the LOC101253170 gene encoding uncharacterized protein: MQVPNMQALRALRFQKHLLNLPPTNPLSSLRFTIINTSRQFHFTRRKHFPEESTALTNDAVQGWAAPSAARENPSGENVPQRESKSSANYSNVLGSKSRVYEVTGNGNKKKGKGKSKTVWVCSDCGYDDGQWWGICKQCNGVNTMKRFSEGVEHLTSGFEVLENVTRSWLPHQSVRALPTKLTDVNKGINQSNWRIPLSGLFGAEVGRVLGGGLVPGCLVLIGGDPGVGKSTLLLQIAAIVAEGCDMGGPAPVLYVSGEESIEQIGNRADRMRIGTDELFLYASTDVEDILEKTQTLPLRALVIDSIQTVYLRGVTGSAGGLSQVKECTEVLLRFAKKTNIPVFLIGHVTKSGEIAGPRVLEHIVDVVLYMEGEKCSSHRLLRSVKNRFGSTDELGVFEMSQSGLQAVSNPSEMFLSEQQSDSEFLAGLAVTVIMDGSRAFLIEIQALCVAGSSVSRQVNGVQAGRAEMIISVLIKQAGLKLQENGVFLNVVSGVSLSETAGDLAVAAAICSSFLEFPLPVGIAFIGEIGLGGEIRMVPRMDKRINTVVKLGYKKCIIPKSAETLLSALDLGDTEIVACRNLKEMINIVFRKR, encoded by the exons ATGCAAGTACCAAACATGCAAGCACTAAGAGCTCTCCGTTTCCAAAAACACTTGCTCAATCTCCCCCCAACGAACCCCCTTTCATCTCTCCGTTTCACTATCATAAACACTTCTCGCCAGTTTCACTTTACTCGCCGGAAACACTTCCCTGAAGAGTCCACAGCTCTCACCAACGACGCCGTACAGGGCTGGGCCGCTCCTTCAGCTGCTAGAGAAAACCCTAGTGGTGAGAATGTTCCGCAAAGGGAGTCTAAATCGAGTGCAAATTACTCCAATGTTTTGGGTTCAAAGAGTAGGGTTTATGAGGTTACAGGGAATGGGAACAAGAAGAAGGGGAAAGGCAAGAGTAAAACAGTGTGGGTGTGTTCTGATTGTGGGTATGATGATGGACAGTGGTGGGGGATATGTAAGCAGTGTAATGGGGTGAATACTATGAAGCGGTTTTCTGAAGGTGTAGAGCATCTCACGAGTGGGTTTGAGGTTTTAGAGAATGTGACAAGGTCGTGGCTGCCTCATCAGTCTGTTAGAGCTTTGCCCACGAAATTGACGGATGTGAATAAGGGGATTAATCAATCGAATTGGCGAATACCTCT GTCTGGCCTTTTTGGAGCTGAAGTAGGAAGAGTACTTGGTGGTGGTCTTGTGCCAG GTTGCTTAGTTTTAATTGGCGGTGATCCGGGTGTTGGTAAGAGCACATTACTTTTACAG ATTGCAGCCATAGTTGCAGAGGGGTGTGATATGGGGGGACCAGCACCAGTTCTCTATGTGTCTGGGGAAGAG AGTATTGAGCAAATTGGGAACAGAGCAGATCGGATGAGAATCGGGACAGATGAACTATTTTTATATGCGAGTACAGATGTTGAG GATATTTTGGAAAAGACCCAAACTCTCCCACTGCGAGCTTTGGTAATTGATTCCATCCAGACAGTATATCTGAGAGGAGTAACTGGAAGTGCAGGTGGTCTATCGCAG GTAAAAGAATGCACAGAAGTGTTGCTGCGGTTTGCCAAGAAGACCAATATCCCTGTGTTTCTG ATTGGACATGTGACTAAATCTGGAGAAATAGCTGGTCCTCGAGTCTTGGAACACATAGTTGATGTTGTTCTCTATATGGAA GGAGAGAAGTGTTCATCTCATCGTTTACTTCGTTCAGTGAAGAATCGATTTGGATCCACAGATGAG CTTGGAGTGTTTGAAATGTCACAATCAGGCTTGCAGGCTGTTTCAAACCCAAGTGAAATGTTTCTAAGTGAACAGCAGTCGGATTCTGAGTTTCTGGCTGGATTAGCTGTTACTGTAATTATGGATGGATCTCGAgcctttcttattgaaattcaG GCATTGTGTGTTGCTGGTTCATCTGTCTCAAGACAAGTAAATGGTGTTCAAGCTGGCAGAGCTGAGATGATAATTTCA GTTCTTATAAAGCAAGCTGGTCTCAAGCTGCAAGAGAAT gGCGTTTTTCTCAATGTTGTCAGTGGTGTTAGCCTGTCTGAGACTGCTGGTGATCTTGCAGTAGCAGCAGCAATTTGCAGCAG TTTTTTGGAATTCCCTCTTCCTGTGGGCATTGCATTCATTGGGGAAATTGGCCTTGGTGGTGAAATTCGTATG gtacCAAGAATGGACAAAAGGATAAATACAGTGGTGAAGCTGGGATACAAGAAATGTATAATTCCCAAATCAGCTGAAACATTACTGTCAGCTTTAGATCTTGGAGATACTGAGATTGTGGCCTGCAGGAATTTGAAGGAGATGATAAACATTGTGTTCAGAAAACGCTGA
- the LOC101252860 gene encoding uncharacterized protein, translating into MGKAKKAPKFAVMKKMVTHKAIKEHKEAVLNPNKKDLTKEKLPRNVPYVSSALFFKYNTALGPPYLVLVDTNFINFSIQNKLDLEKGMMDCLYAKCTPCITDCVMAELEKLGQKYRVALRIAKDPRFERLPCTHKGTYADDCIVERVTQHKCYIVATCDRDLKRRIRKVPGVPIMYITQHKYSIERLPEATIGGAPRF; encoded by the exons ATGGGGAAAGCAAAAAAGGCTCCCAAATTTGCAGTGATGAAGAAAATGGTTACTCACAAAGCAATCAAGGA GCATAAAGAGGCAGTTTTGAACCCTAATAAGAAAGATTTAACTAAAGAGAAGCTCCCAAGAAACGT GCCTTATGTTTCTTCTGCACTCTTCTTCAAGTACAACACAGCTTTAGGGCCGCCGTATCTTGTTTTAGTTGATACTAACTTTATTAATTTCTCTATTCAGAATAAA TTGGACCTGGAGAAAGGGATGATGGATTGCTTGTATGCCAAAT GTACTCCTTGCATTACAGACTGTGTCATGGCTGAGCTTGAGAAGCTGGGTCAGAAATACCGTGTTGCTCTTAG AATTGCAAAAGATCCCCGATTCGAAAGGCTTCCCTGTACTCACAAAGGGACATATGCCGATGATTGTATTGTTGAGAGAGTTACACAG CACAAGTGCTATATTGTCGCAACATGTGATCGAGATTTGAAACGTAGAATACGCAAG GTCCCTGGTGTACCAATCATGTACATCACTCAACACAAGTACTCTATTGAAAGGTTGCCTGAAGCAACGATTGGTGGAG CTCCAAGATTTTGA